From Glycine soja cultivar W05 chromosome 4, ASM419377v2, whole genome shotgun sequence, the proteins below share one genomic window:
- the LOC114408324 gene encoding pentatricopeptide repeat-containing protein At4g33170-like has protein sequence MNLSKKGPLRDAKLLSPNKATTLNPNAAEFVPFALRSSSLSGTTSSVDATAKLSAAGALGKAVFDRSESSISNNSDDEVHQYWRCQLPDDITPDFKVMGEDESRVLDDLSLAGLSIHDDNEASRFPSSKGSKYIINEQEEISQQHVNGNSLADKLGFSNSSYREDPSSGSFLNVLAKPWEGPIGSADQCISSGQEGLTYDDNSIHGYLNDVLVENAIVDDTDLNPLEFLASLFPGFAAESLAEAYFANGCDLHLTTEMLNQLELQVDGGFNQNLNSKTLSAPNLSAMDYPALTSPDGQTASVKYVVDNVQQSGNPYRSFDSDVLLFKSGSSVPSGGGAIEFASAVRKLASQDSGGIWKYEKNGSGDAAIGSSRTSNVLASDYNGGQGRAHFVDRLQNVGSARAAPVWLETSDAVANMFSELREEARDHACLRNAYFEQAQQAYLIGDKALAKELSAKGQLHNMHMKAAHGKAQESIYRQRNPVAPEVQGNGRGNERIVDLHGLHASEAIHVLKHELSVLKSTAIAAEQRLQVYILVGTGHHTRGSRTPARLPIAVQRFLLEEGIDFMETQPGLLRVVIYVPNSKMHLRLRAATSTANPLTPRAHLIHSLPQCFSILRQAIAASDLSLGKRAHARILTSGHHPDRFVTNNLITMYAKCGSLSSARKLFDTTPDTNRDLVTWNAILSALAAHADKSHDGFHLFRLLRRSVVSTTRHTLAPVFKMCLLSASPSASESLHGYAVKIGLQWDVFVAGALVNIYAKFGLIREARVLFDGMAVRDVVLWNVMMKAYVDTCLEYEAMLLFSEFHRTGFRPDDVTLRTLSRVVKCKKNILELKQFKAYATKLFMYDDDGSDVIVWNKALSRFLQRGEAWEAVDCFVDMINSRVACDGLTFVVMLTVVAGLNCLELGKQIHGIVMRSGLDQVVSVGNCLINMYVKAGSVSRARSVFGQMNEVDLISWNTMISGCTLSGLEECSVGMFVHLLRDSLLPDQFTVASVLRACSSLEGGYYLATQIHACAMKAGVVLDSFVSTALIDVYSKRGKMEEAEFLFVNQDGFDLASWNAIMHGYIVSGDFPKALRLYILMQESGERSDQITLVNAAKAAGGLVGLKQGKQIHAVVVKRGFNLDLFVTSGVLDMYLKCGEMESARRVFSEIPSPDDVAWTTMISGCVENGQEEHALFTYHQMRLSKVQPDEYTFATLVKACSLLTALEQGRQIHANIVKLNCAFDPFVMTSLVDMYAKCGNIEDARGLFKRTNTRRIASWNAMIVGLAQHGNAKEALQFFKYMKSRGVMPDRVTFIGVLSACSHSGLVSEAYENFYSMQKNYGIEPEIEHYSCLVDALSRAGRIEEAEKVISSMPFEASASMYRTLLNACRVQVDRETGKRVAEKLLALEPSDSAAYVLLSNVYAAANQWENVASARNMMRKVNVKKDPGFSWVDLKNKVHLFVAGDRSHEETDVIYNKVEYIMKRIREEGYVPDTDFALVDVEEEDKECSLYYHSEKLAIAYGLMKTPPSTTLRVIKNLRVCGDCHSAIKYISKVFKREIVLRDANRFHHFRNGICSCGDYW, from the exons atgaACTTATCCAAGAAAGGACCCCTAAGGGATGCAAAGCTATTAAGCCCAAACAAGGCAACAACTCTGAATCCAAATGCAGCAGAGTTTGTTCCTTTTGCCCTCAGATCATCGTCATTATCTGGAACTACCAGCTCGGTAGATGCAACAGCAAAGCTTTCTGCTGCTGGAGCTCTTGGGAAAGCAGTTTTTGATAGATCAGAATCATCCATTTCAAATAATTCTGATGATGAGGTACACCAATACTGGCGATGTCAGCTCCCTGATGATATCACCCCTGATTTCAAGGTCATGGGAGAAGATGAGTCTCGAGTTCTTGATGATCTTTCTTTAGCAGGCTTATCCATACATGATGACAATGAAGCCTCCAGGTTTCCTTCTTCTAAAGGaagtaaatatattataaatgagCAGGAGGAAATATCTCAACAGCATGTTAATGGCAATAGCTTGGCAGATAAACTAGGGTTTTCCAATTCAAGCTACAGGGAGGACCCATCTTCTGGAAGCTTTTTGAATGTTCTGGCAAAGCCTTGGGAGGGGCCAATTGGGAGTGCTGACCAGTGTATTAGCAGTGGTCAAGAGGGCCTTACTTATGATGACAACTCTATACATGGATACTTAAATGATGTTTTGGTTGAAAATGCAATTGTGGATGATACTGATCTGAATCCTTTGGAGTTTTTAGCTTCCCTGTTCCCTGGTTTTGCAGCAGAAAGCCTTGCGGAAGCTTACTTTGCTAATGGATGTGATTTACATCTGACCACTGAGATGCTCAATCAGTTAGAG CTTCAAGTTGATGGCGGTTTCAATCAGAATCTGAATTCAAAGACTCTGTCAGCTCCCAATCTCAGTGCAATGGACTACCCTGCACTTACTTCACCAGATGGCCAGACTGCTTCAGTAAAATATGTGGTTGATAATGTCCAACAAAGTGGCAATCCTTACCGATCATTTGACAGTGATGTGCTGCTTTTCAAATCTGGCTCTTCAGTTCCATCTGGGGGTGGTGCTATTGAATTTGCTTCAGCTGTTAGGAAGTTGGCTTCTCAGGATTCTGGTGGTATTTGGAAGTATGAAAAAAATGGCTCTGGTGATGCTGCTATCGGCTCAAGTAGGACTTCAAATGTTCTGGCTAGTGATTACAATGGTGGACAGGGGAGAGCACACTTTGTTGATCGGTTACAGAACGTTGGTTCAGCTCGGGCAGCTCCTGTTTGGCTTGAAACCAGTGATGCAGTTG CAAATATGTTTTCAGAGCTGCGGGAAGAGGCTCGCGATCATGCATGCTTACGTAATGCATATTTTGAGCAG GCACAGCAAGCCTATCTAATTGGTGATAAAGCCCTAGCAAAGGAACTAAGTGCTAAAGGGCAACTGCACAACATGCATATGAAGGCTGCTCATGGAAAAGCTCAAGAATCCATTTACCGCCAGAG AAATCCAGTTGCTCCAGAGGTGCAGGGCAATGGAAGAGGAAATGAGAGGATAGTAGACCTACATGGGTTGCACGCAAGTGAAGCCATTCATGTGCTGAAACATGAGTTGAGTGTGCTGAAAAGCACTGCCATAGCTGCCGAGCAGCGTTTGCAGGTTTATATTCTTGTGGGGACAGGTCATCATACCAGGGGTTCTCGCACTCCTGCGAGACTTCCAATAGCTGTACAGCGTTTTCTTCTTGAAGAGGGCATTGACTTCATGGAAACTCAGCCAGGCCTACTACGTGTTGTGATATAT GTTCCGAACTCGAAGATGCACTTGCGACTTCGAGCTGCCACTTCCACTGCAAACCCATTGACCCCACGCGCTCACCTCATCCACTCTCTCCCTCAATGCTTCTCCATCCTCCGCCAGGCCATCGCCGCCTCCGACTTATCCCTCGGAAAGCGCGCCCACGCCCGCATCCTCACGTCCGGCCACCACCCCGACCGCTTCGTCACCAACAACCTCATCACCATGTATGCCAAATGCGGCTCCCTTTCCTCCGCGCGCAAACTGTTCGATACAACGCCCGACACCAACCGTGACCTCGTTACCTGGAACGCCATCCTCTCCGCCCTCGCCGCCCACGCTGACAAATCCCACGACGGCTTCCACCTCTTCCGTCTCCTCCGTCGCTCCGTTGTCTCCACCACGCGCCACACTCTCGCCCCCGTCTTCAAAATGTGCCTCCTCTCAGCTTCCCCCTCCGCCTCCGAGTCCCTCCACGGTTACGCCGTCAAGATCGGATTACAATGGGACGTGTTCGTCGCCGGTGCTCTGGTCAACATATATGCCAAATTTGGACTAATCAGAGAGGCACGCGTTCTGTTCGACGGAATGGCTGTGAGAGACGTTGTTCTCTGGAACGTCATGATGAAGGCTTACGTCGACACATGTCTCGAATACGAAGCGATGCTTCTCTTCTCTGAGTTTCATCGAACTGGATTCCGTCCCGATGACGTCACTCTCCGCACTCTCTCGCGGGTTGTTAAATGTAAGAAAAACATTTTGGAATTGAAGCAGTTTAAAGCTTATGCGACGAAGTTGTTTATGTATGATGATGATGGTTCAGATGTTATTGTGTGGAACAAGGCACTGTCTCGGTTTCTTCAGAGAGGTGAAGCTTGGGAAGCTGTTGATTGTTTTGTGGATATGATAAACTCACGTGTTGCGTGTGATGGCTTGACTTTTGTTGTGATGTTGACTGTGGTTGCCGGTTTGAACTGTCTTGAACTGGGGAAACAGATTCACGGCATTGTCATGAGGTCCGGGTTGGATCAAGTTGTCTCTGTTGGGAATTGCCTTATCAATATGTATGTTAAGGCTGGTTCTGTTTCTCGTGCGAGGTCGGTGTTTGGTCAAATGAATGAAGTGGATTTGATATCGTGGAACACCATGATATCTGGTTGCACGCTGAGTGGTTTGGAGGAGTGTTCTGTTGGGATGTTTGTTCATTTATTACGCGACAGTTTATTGCCAGATCAATTCACTGTTGCAAGCGTTTTGAGGGCTTGTTCGTCTCTTGAAGGAGGTTACTATCTTGCCACACAGATTCATGCTTGTGCAATGAAAGCTGGTGTCGTCTTGGATTCGTTTGTTTCAACTGCTCTGATTGATGTCTATTCCAAGCGTGGGAAGATGGAGGAAGCggaatttctttttgttaaccAAGATGGATTTGATTTGGCTTCGTGGAATGCTATAATGCATGGATACATTGTGAGTGGTGATTTTCCTAAGGCATTGAGGCTTTACATTTTAATGCAAGAAAGTGGAGAGAGATCGGATCAGATTACTCTGGTGAATGCAGCTAAAGCTGCTGGGGGATTGGTGGGGCTTAAACAAGGGAAGCAAATTCACGCTGTTGTTGTGAAAAGGGGTTTTAATTTAGATTTGTTTGTCACTAGTGGTGTTCTTGACATGTATCTAAAATGTGGAGAGATGGAAAGTGCACGCAGAGTTTTCAGTGAAATACCCTCACCTGATGATGTTGCTTGGACTACTATGATATCAGGATGTGTGGAGAATGGACAAGAGGAACATGCTCTTTTCACGTACCATCAGATGAGACTTTCCAAGGTGCAGCCTGATGAGTATACCTTTGCTACCCTTGTCAAGGCTTGCTCTCTTTTAACGGCATTGGAACAAGGGAGACAAATTCATGCAAATATTGTAAAGCTAAACTGTGCTTTTGATCCTTTTGTAATGACCTCACTTGTTGACATGTATGCTAAGTGTGGAAATATAGAAGATGCGCGtggtttatttaaaagaacgAACACGAGGAGGATTGCCTCATGGAATGCCATGATAGTAGGATTAGCTCAACATGGAAATGCCAAGGAAGCCCTTCAGTTTTTCAAATATATGAAATCTAGGGGTGTAATGCCAGATAGAGTTACTTTTATAGGGGTTCTTTCTGCGTGCAGTCACTCTGGTTTGGTATctgaagcctatgagaattttTATTCCATGCAGAAAAACTATGGTATTGAACCTGAGATTGAGCACTATTCTTGTCTAGTTGATGCCCTTAGCCGTGCAGGGCGGATAGAAGAAGCTGAAAAGGTGATATCATCAATGCCTTTTGAAGCTTCTGCTTCAATGTATAGAACATTGCTTAATGCTTGTAGGGTTCAGGTTGACAGAGAGACAGGAAAGCGTGTAGCAGAAAAGCTTTTGGCCTTGGAGCCATCTGATTCAGCTgcttatgttcttttatccaatgTTTATGCGGCTGCTAACCAATGGGAAAATGTGGCGAGTGCTAGAAATATGATGAGAAAAGTAAATGTGAAGAAGGATCCTGGGTTTAGTTGGGTAGATTTGAAGAACAAGGTGCATTTGTTTGTAGCCGGTGATAGGTCGCATGAAGAAACTGATGTGATATATAATAAGGTGGAGTATATTATGAAGAGGATCAGAGAAGAAGGCTATGTCCCTGACACAGACTTTGCACTTGTtgatgtagaagaagaagataaagaGTGTTCTTTATATTATCATAGTGAGAAGCTAGCAATAGCGTATGGGCTTATGAAAACTCCACCATCCACTACATTAAGGGTAATTAAAAACCTCAGAGTGTGTGGAGATTGCCATAGTGCaatcaaatatatatcaaaGGTTTTTAAGCGAGAGATTGTTTTGAGAGATGCAAATCGATTTCATCATTTCAGGAATGGGATTTGCTCTTGTGGTGATTACTGGTGA